Proteins encoded in a region of the Sander lucioperca isolate FBNREF2018 chromosome 4, SLUC_FBN_1.2, whole genome shotgun sequence genome:
- the wfikkn1 gene encoding WAP, Kazal, immunoglobulin, Kunitz and NTR domain-containing protein — protein MYKIPLKLLEDRCIKDQSWHNAPNSNKLVLGWISAYLLMLLVCELPELSLCASVAGSKVEHEGFCPNKLNSNLWVDAQSTCERECNVDEDCADFEKCCTNVCGLNSCVAARFSDGTPAQPDGQGGGKGNDAPNSTATCEGFICSQQGATCDIWDGQPICKCRDRCEKEPNFTCASDGLTYFNHCFMDAEACIRGVTLTVVACRFYLAGPHTSPLPQDTTANPTPTSSQEDPMPPTLYSNPHHQSIYVGGTVSFHCDVVGVPRPDVTWEKQSERRERLVMRPDQMYGNVVITNIGQLVIYNAQVWDTGIYTCIARNSAGVLRADYPLSVIRRADDDFSEDPEMPMGRPFSPADCLAEVDLRVCSGERHMDWYYDSKMGSCMAFSNGGCDDSRNRFETYEECKASCQREGMGICFLPAVQGPCKSWEPRWAWNSILKQCQAFAYGGCHGNANNFSTKKECEANCPQPKRRPCKTCRVKGKMVPSLCRSDFAIVGRLTELVEELDSGFARFSLEEVLRDEKMGLTFFNTKHLEVTIAKIDWSCPCPNITMEENPLLVMGVVQDGMAIIQSDSYVRAITERRLKKLREVLNKKTCEVL, from the exons ATGTATAAAATCCCTCTAAAACTTTTGGAGGATAGATGTATAAAGGATCAAAGTTGGCATAATGCACCCAACTCAAATAAACTAGTATTAGGATGGATTAGTGCGTATTTGTTGATGCTCCTGGTTTGCGAATTACCCGAACTTTCTTTGTGTGCAAGTGTGGCAGGATCCAAAGTTGAACACGAAGGATTTTGTCCTAACAAGCTGAATTCCAATCTCTGGGTTGATGCGCAAAGTACCTGCGAGAGAGAATGCAACGTCGACGAG GACTGTGCTGACTTTGAGAAATGCTGCACCAACGTGTGTGGTCTCAACAGCTGTGTGGCTGCACGTTTCTCTGATGGCACCCCTGCCCAGCCAGATGGGCAGGGTGGGGGAAAAGGAAATGATGCCCCAAACTCCACAGCTACCTGCGAGGGCTTTATCTGCAGCCAGCAGGGAGCCACCTGTGACATCTGGGATGGACAGCCCATCTGCAAGTGCCGGGACCGGTGTGAGAAAGAGCCCAACTTCACCTGCGCTTCAGATGGCCTCACCTACTTCAACCACTGCTTCATGGATGCAGAGGCCTGCATCCGTGGTGTGACTTTAACCGTGGTCGCCTGCCGCTTTTACCTGGCCGGGCCCCACACCAGTCCACTGCCTCAGGACACTACAGCTAACCCCACCCCGACATCCTCCCAGGAGGATCCCATGCCCCCCACACTGTACTCCAACCCTCACCACCAGTCCATCTATGTGGGAGGCACAGTCAGCTTCCACTGTGACGTTGTTGGAGTCCCCAGACCTGATGTAAcatgggagaaacaaagtgaaCGGCGCGAGCGGCTGGTCATGAGGCCTGACCAGATGTATGGCAACGTGGTTATCACCAACATCGGTCAGCTTGTTATTTACAACGCGCAGGTGTGGGATACAGGTATCTACACCTGTATTGCACGGAATTCTGCTGGTGTTCTTCGTGCAGACTACCCTCTGTCTGTCATCCGCCGGGCTGATGACGATTTCTCTGAAGATCCTGAGATGCCGATGGGGCGCCCATTCTCCCCAGCAGACTGCCTGGCTGAAGTAGACCTGAGAGTGTGCAGTGGTGAGCGTCACATGGACTGGTATTATGACAGCAAGATGGGCTCCTGCATGGCCTTCAGCAACGGCGGATGTGACGACAGCCGCAACCGATTTGAGACTTACGAGGAGTGCAAGGCCTCCTGTCAGAGAGAGGGGATGGGCATCTGCTTCCTGCCTGCTGTCCAGGGCCCCTGCAAATCTTGGGAACCACGTTGGGCTTGGAATTCGATCTTGAAACAGTGCCAGGCCTTTGCCTATGGTGGCTGCCATGGGAATGCCAACAACTTCAGCACCAAGAAGGAGTGTGAGGCAAACTGCCCACAGCCCAAAAGGAGACCTTGTAAGACCTGTCGGGTGAAGGGAAAAATGGTGCCCAGCTTATGCCGTAGCGACTTTGCTATTGTGGGGCGGCTGACAGAGCTGGTGGAGGAGCTGGACTCTGGGTTTGCCCGCTTTAGCTTGGAAGAAGTCCTCAGAGATGAAAAGATGGGACTGACTTTCTTCAATACCAAACACCTAGAGGTGACTATAGCCAAGATAGACTGGAGCTGTCCCTGTCCCAACATCACCATGGAGGAAAACCCTTTGCTGGTGATGGGTGTGGTGCAGGATGGCATGGCCATCATCCAATCAGACAGCTATGTCAGAGCCATAACCGAACGCCGACTCAAGAAGCTACGTGAGGTTCTGAATAAAAAGACCTGTGAGGTATTGTAG